Proteins encoded by one window of Gemmatimonas aurantiaca:
- a CDS encoding BON domain-containing protein → MQNRRRPERQGKTGRIVLVALGALAGLAMGMLLADKLGGLEAIEGKRSRRRHRQNGWRTDGRRSESFDELPDDHSELAPESISHLHLTEHLVDQAPRRAESRRAGSRRSESRSGRGLRNSLYRSTPYLSETDGAPDPESAPVVPLDELEERVLEAFQNDPMLAHRAIDIGAVSPGEIELTGWVAAPAEIDYALTIARGVPGVEQVLNSLTANADAVD, encoded by the coding sequence ATGCAGAATCGTCGCCGCCCCGAGCGGCAGGGAAAGACCGGCCGCATCGTGCTGGTCGCGCTGGGGGCCCTTGCCGGCCTCGCCATGGGCATGCTGCTCGCCGACAAGCTCGGTGGACTCGAGGCCATCGAGGGCAAACGCTCACGCCGCCGGCATCGCCAGAACGGCTGGCGCACCGATGGCCGGCGGTCCGAATCGTTCGATGAACTCCCCGACGACCATTCGGAACTCGCCCCCGAGTCCATCTCGCACCTGCATCTCACCGAGCACCTCGTCGACCAGGCGCCGCGGCGGGCGGAATCCCGGCGTGCCGGGTCCCGGCGCAGTGAATCCCGGAGCGGCCGGGGGCTCCGGAATTCGCTCTACCGCAGCACGCCGTATCTCTCGGAGACCGATGGGGCGCCGGATCCGGAATCGGCGCCGGTCGTGCCGCTCGACGAGCTCGAGGAGCGTGTGCTGGAGGCGTTCCAGAACGATCCCATGCTGGCGCACCGGGCCATCGACATCGGCGCCGTCTCGCCGGGAGAGATCGAGCTCACCGGCTGGGTCGCCGCACCGGCCGAGATCGACTACGCGCTCACCATTGCCCGTGGCGTGCCCGGCGTGGAGCAGGTGCTGAACTCCCTCACCGCCAACGCCGACGCCGTCGACTGA